One segment of Anopheles stephensi strain Indian chromosome 3, UCI_ANSTEP_V1.0, whole genome shotgun sequence DNA contains the following:
- the LOC118513901 gene encoding uncharacterized protein YJR142W produces the protein MTSASDEPDPKMSRLLKLAQKFNCFYLNGFMKGDCRPFVVDGHQVGLVSQNVIEQLLKHPEVFHIRAPEHGKQNIVELNPAFRDYNTRSQQVDRILREFRKQGMFVALKGWRDECYDVKSSTGSLLKMDRSATCLFGVRNYGVEINGYVRHPTKGLCIWLQQRSDTKQTWPGKWDNMVSGGLAVGYGVLETAIKEAAEEASIPGHLIKNLVSAGCVSFFFESERGLFPNTEFVYDLELPEDFVPDNSDGEVQNFQLLPAHECLERVFMPDFKTTSCPVVIDFLIRHGIITPENESNFTQVIELLHVPLQSLYTYRTTPNEEAANAHVMTTTAATITAATTNQRDLNSSSNNKNSIGNGKL, from the exons ATGACATCGGCAAGTGATGAGCCAGATCCCAAGATGTCACGGTTGCTGAAGCTCGCCCAGAAGTTTAACTGCTTCTATCTGAACG GTTTCATGAAAGGTGACTGCCGTCCGTTCGTTGTGGACGGCCACCAGGTGGGACTGGTCAGCCAGAATGTGATCGAGCAGCTGCTCAAACATCCCGAAGTATTTCACATCCGTGCGCCGGAGCACGGCAAGCAG AACATTGTCGAACTGAATCCTGCCTTCCGGGATTACAATACACGCTCGCAGCAGGTCGACCGGATACTGCGCGAATTTCGCAAACAGGGCATGTTCGTGGCGCTCAAGGGATGGCGCGACGAATGCTACGATGTGAAATCGTCCACCGGCTCCCTGCTCAAGATGGACCGCTCGGCCACTTGCCTGTTCGGGGTGCGCAACTACGGTGTGGAAATTAACGGGTACGTGCGTCACCCAACGAAAGGCCTCTGCATTTGGCTCCAGCAACGGTCCGATACGAAGCAAACGTGGCCCGGCAAGTGGGACAACATGGTGAGCGGTGGGCTGGCGGTCGGGTACGGTGTGCTCGAAACGGCCATCAAGGAAGCGGCCGAGGAAGCATCGATACCGGGACACTTGATAAAGAATCTCGTGTCGGCCGGGTGTGTGTCGTTCTTCTTCGAGAGCGAACGTGGCCTGTTCCCCAACACGGAGTTCGTGTACGATCTCGAACTGCCGGAAGACTTTGTGCCTGATAATTCGGACGGTGAGGTGCAGAACTTTCAGCTTTTACCGGCCCACGAATGTCTCGAGCGGGTGTTTATGCCCGACTTTAAAACCACCAGCTGTCCGGTGGTGATCGATTTTCTCATCCGCCATGGTATTATTACGCCGGAAAATG AATCAAATTTTACGCAGGTTATCGAGCTGCTGCACGTTCCGCTGCAGAGCCTATACACCTACCGTACGACGCCAAACGAAGAAGCGGCCAATGCCCACGTTATGACTACCACCGCAGCTACCATTACAGCGGCCACAACAAACCAACGAGATCTCAACAGTAGCAGCAATAACAAGAACAGTATCGGGAATGGTAAGCTCTAA